A genome region from Pygocentrus nattereri isolate fPygNat1 chromosome 10, fPygNat1.pri, whole genome shotgun sequence includes the following:
- the LOC108437005 gene encoding kelch domain-containing protein 1 isoform X4, with amino-acid sequence MKFSYQMMRYGCMTWKAVYAREKFNMGGEIPPSMSGSCGCILNGHMYIFGGCGDTGQTNEHYSVNLHDDKYCWKKIRHHSGLLPTPRDKLSCWVYKSSIIYFGGYGHKLLRAIDNPMTFIVDEASWVEDIYWGWNNEVHVFDSRAKSWNKPKTFGQAPAPRAAHASATIGNKGYVCGGRKMETRTSDIHCLDLDSWTWTEIVPTTAVPLGRSWHTLTAVLDTSLFLFGGLSVDSRPLSDGWMFDLKTKGWTEMKHSNMDKPRLWHTACLGRDSDVIVFGGSHDDIILVDSGHSNDTLVFQTQPYSFVRLCVDFIASNANMFQTQLACLPPRLRQAVEKRMTFF; translated from the exons ATGAAGTTTTCCTACCAAATGATGAGATATGGCTGTATGACTTGGAAAGCGGTTTATG caAGGGAAAAGTTTAACATGGGTGGAGAAATCCCTCCTTCCATGTCAGGCTCTTGTGGCTGCATTCTGAATGGACACATGTATATATTTGGAGGATGTGGAGATACCGGTCAGACCAATGAG CACTATTCAGTGAATCTCCATGATGACAAGtactgctggaaaaaaataagacatCACTCAGGATTACTTCCCACGCCACGAGATAAGCTTTCCTGTTGGGTTTACAAAAGCAG CATTATTTATTTCGGTGGATATGGTCACAAACTGCTGAGGGCAATCGATAACCCCATGACCTTCATTGTGGATGAGGCATCttgg GTAGAAGACATCTATTGGGGGTGGAACAATGAAGTTCATGTGTTTGATTCCAGAGCAAAAAGTTGGAATAAACCAAAAACATTT GGACAAGCCCCTGCACCAAGAGCTGCGCATGCCAGTGCCACCATAGGCAACAAAGGGTATGTCTGTGGTGGGAGAAAAATG GAGACAAGAACAAGTGACATTCACTGTCTCGATTTGGACTCATGGACTTGGACTGAAAT TGTACCTACAACCGCAGTGCCTTTGGGGCGTTCATGGCATACTCTAACAGCGGTATTGGACACCTCACTTTTTCTGTTTGGTGGACTTAGCGTGGACTCTAGACCCCTGA GTGATGGTTGGATGTTCGATCTGAAGACAAAAGGATGGACAGAGATGAAACATTCAAATATGGACAAACCCCG ACTGTGGCACACAGCTTGCCTGGGAAGGGActctgatgttatagtgtttgGAGGAAGTCATGATGATATCATTTTGGTGGATAGT GGACATTCCAATGACACTCTTGTTTTCCAGACCCAGCCTTACTCCTTTGTACG GTTATGTGTCGACTTCATTGCAAGCAATGCAAATATGTTCCAGACCCAGTTGGCATGTTTACCACCCAGGCTGAGACAGGCTGTGGAAAAAAGGATGACCTTTTTTTAG
- the LOC108437005 gene encoding kelch domain-containing protein 1 isoform X6, with protein MKFSYQMMRYGCMTWKAVYGSCGCILNGHMYIFGGCGDTGQTNEHYSVNLHDDKYCWKKIRHHSGLLPTPRDKLSCWVYKSSIIYFGGYGHKLLRAIDNPMTFIVDEASWVEDIYWGWNNEVHVFDSRAKSWNKPKTFGQAPAPRAAHASATIGNKGYVCGGRKMETRTSDIHCLDLDSWTWTEIVPTTAVPLGRSWHTLTAVLDTSLFLFGGLSVDSRPLSDGWMFDLKTKGWTEMKHSNMDKPRLWHTACLGRDSDVIVFGGSHDDIILVDSGHSNDTLVFQTQPYSFVRLCVDFIASNANMFQTQLACLPPRLRQAVEKRMTFF; from the exons ATGAAGTTTTCCTACCAAATGATGAGATATGGCTGTATGACTTGGAAAGCGGTTTATG GCTCTTGTGGCTGCATTCTGAATGGACACATGTATATATTTGGAGGATGTGGAGATACCGGTCAGACCAATGAG CACTATTCAGTGAATCTCCATGATGACAAGtactgctggaaaaaaataagacatCACTCAGGATTACTTCCCACGCCACGAGATAAGCTTTCCTGTTGGGTTTACAAAAGCAG CATTATTTATTTCGGTGGATATGGTCACAAACTGCTGAGGGCAATCGATAACCCCATGACCTTCATTGTGGATGAGGCATCttgg GTAGAAGACATCTATTGGGGGTGGAACAATGAAGTTCATGTGTTTGATTCCAGAGCAAAAAGTTGGAATAAACCAAAAACATTT GGACAAGCCCCTGCACCAAGAGCTGCGCATGCCAGTGCCACCATAGGCAACAAAGGGTATGTCTGTGGTGGGAGAAAAATG GAGACAAGAACAAGTGACATTCACTGTCTCGATTTGGACTCATGGACTTGGACTGAAAT TGTACCTACAACCGCAGTGCCTTTGGGGCGTTCATGGCATACTCTAACAGCGGTATTGGACACCTCACTTTTTCTGTTTGGTGGACTTAGCGTGGACTCTAGACCCCTGA GTGATGGTTGGATGTTCGATCTGAAGACAAAAGGATGGACAGAGATGAAACATTCAAATATGGACAAACCCCG ACTGTGGCACACAGCTTGCCTGGGAAGGGActctgatgttatagtgtttgGAGGAAGTCATGATGATATCATTTTGGTGGATAGT GGACATTCCAATGACACTCTTGTTTTCCAGACCCAGCCTTACTCCTTTGTACG GTTATGTGTCGACTTCATTGCAAGCAATGCAAATATGTTCCAGACCCAGTTGGCATGTTTACCACCCAGGCTGAGACAGGCTGTGGAAAAAAGGATGACCTTTTTTTAG
- the LOC108437005 gene encoding kelch domain-containing protein 1 isoform X2, with translation MRKKRAHGCGVRKCLICLGRLCAQLTANNKPWDIQSVADHEVFLPNDEIWLYDLESGLWEKFNMGGEIPPSMSGSCGCILNGHMYIFGGCGDTGQTNEHYSVNLHDDKYCWKKIRHHSGLLPTPRDKLSCWVYKSSIIYFGGYGHKLLRAIDNPMTFIVDEASWVEDIYWGWNNEVHVFDSRAKSWNKPKTFGQAPAPRAAHASATIGNKGYVCGGRKMETRTSDIHCLDLDSWTWTEIVPTTAVPLGRSWHTLTAVLDTSLFLFGGLSVDSRPLSDGWMFDLKTKGWTEMKHSNMDKPRLWHTACLGRDSDVIVFGGSHDDIILVDSGHSNDTLVFQTQPYSFVRLCVDFIASNANMFQTQLACLPPRLRQAVEKRMTFF, from the exons ATGCGAAAGAAGCGGGCACACGGCTGTGGTGTCAGAAAATGTCTTATTTGTTTGGGGAGGCTATGTG CACAATTAACAGCAAACAATAAACCATGGGACATTCAG TCAGTTGCTGATCATGAAGTTTTCCTACCAAATGATGAGATATGGCTGTATGACTTGGAAAGCGGTTTATG GGAAAAGTTTAACATGGGTGGAGAAATCCCTCCTTCCATGTCAGGCTCTTGTGGCTGCATTCTGAATGGACACATGTATATATTTGGAGGATGTGGAGATACCGGTCAGACCAATGAG CACTATTCAGTGAATCTCCATGATGACAAGtactgctggaaaaaaataagacatCACTCAGGATTACTTCCCACGCCACGAGATAAGCTTTCCTGTTGGGTTTACAAAAGCAG CATTATTTATTTCGGTGGATATGGTCACAAACTGCTGAGGGCAATCGATAACCCCATGACCTTCATTGTGGATGAGGCATCttgg GTAGAAGACATCTATTGGGGGTGGAACAATGAAGTTCATGTGTTTGATTCCAGAGCAAAAAGTTGGAATAAACCAAAAACATTT GGACAAGCCCCTGCACCAAGAGCTGCGCATGCCAGTGCCACCATAGGCAACAAAGGGTATGTCTGTGGTGGGAGAAAAATG GAGACAAGAACAAGTGACATTCACTGTCTCGATTTGGACTCATGGACTTGGACTGAAAT TGTACCTACAACCGCAGTGCCTTTGGGGCGTTCATGGCATACTCTAACAGCGGTATTGGACACCTCACTTTTTCTGTTTGGTGGACTTAGCGTGGACTCTAGACCCCTGA GTGATGGTTGGATGTTCGATCTGAAGACAAAAGGATGGACAGAGATGAAACATTCAAATATGGACAAACCCCG ACTGTGGCACACAGCTTGCCTGGGAAGGGActctgatgttatagtgtttgGAGGAAGTCATGATGATATCATTTTGGTGGATAGT GGACATTCCAATGACACTCTTGTTTTCCAGACCCAGCCTTACTCCTTTGTACG GTTATGTGTCGACTTCATTGCAAGCAATGCAAATATGTTCCAGACCCAGTTGGCATGTTTACCACCCAGGCTGAGACAGGCTGTGGAAAAAAGGATGACCTTTTTTTAG
- the pole2 gene encoding DNA polymerase epsilon subunit 2 isoform X1, whose product MKMDTRRLKTKVSSGFKMRGLMLRPEASRYLVEVLESVSEVELDDVVERILDAVEKQPLTSSMIELSVAETAVQDCSQSCDETIDNVFNIIGAFEVPRYIYSTERKKFVPISMTNHPAPSLCGQARDKAELFRERYTILQQRTHRHELFTPPVIGSAPDEGRNKFQLKTVEALLGSTAKLGEVIVLGMVTQLKEGKFFLEDQTGSVQLNLSKAQFHSGLYTESCFVLAEGWYEDSVFHVTAFGFPPIEPSSTTRAYYGNVNFFGGPSTTAVKASAKLKQLEEENEDAMFVIVSDMWLDSVEVLEKIQTMFSGYSAMPPTCFIFCGNFSSAPYGKNQVKSLKESLKALADLICEHPSIQSSSRFVFVPGPEDPGPSTILPRPPLAEHITEEFRQRVPFSLFTTNPCRIQYCSQEIVVIREDLVNKMCRNCVRLPSSNLDIPSHFVKTILSQGHLTPLPLYVSPVYWAYDYALRVYPVPDAIIFADKYDPFSISNSDCLCINPGSFPRSGFSFKVYYPSNRMVEDSKLQGL is encoded by the exons ATGAAGATGGACACACGGAGGCTGAAAACAAAAGTTTCTTCGGGTTTCAAGATGCGCGGATTAATGCTCCGACC TGAAGCCAGCAGATATCTGGTAGAGGTTTTGGAGTCTGTCAGCGAAGTGGAACTGGATGATGTCGTCGAGCGGATCTTGGATGCAGTTGAAAAACAACCTT TAACCTCAAGCATGATCGAGCTCTCTGTAGCTGAGACAGCTGTGCAAGACTGCAGTCAATCTTGTGATGAAACCAT AGACAATGTTTTTAACATTATTGGGGCTTTCGAAGTACCAAGATATATCTAcagcacagaaagaaagaaatttgtACC TATCAGCATGACCAACCATCCTGCACCTAGTCTATGTGGCCAGGCTAGAGACAAGGCTGAGCTCTTTCGTGAACGATATACCATCTTACAGCAG CGGACACACAGGCATGAACTTTTCACTCCTCCTGTGATTGGCTCAGCCCCAGATGAAGGGAGGAATAAATTTCAA TTGAAGACTGTGGAGGCCCTTTTGGGAAGCACAGCCAAACTGGGCGAAGTTATTGTACTTGGCATGGTCACACAACTTAAAGAG GGCAAATTTTTCCTTGAAGACCAGACTGGCTCTGTGCAGTTGAATCTTTCCAAGGCA CAGTTCCACAGCGGACTTTACACAGAATCATGCTTTGTCCTGGCTGAGG GATGGTACGAGGACTCTGTCTTTCATGTCACTGCCTTTGGGTTCCCTCCAATTGAGCCCTCCTCTACCACGAG gGCATATTATGGTAATGTGAACTTCTTTGGTGGCCCATCCACCACTGCGGTCAAGGCCTCTGCCAAGCTAAagcagctggaggaggagaaTGAAGATGCAATGTTTGTTATCGTTTCTGACATGTGGCTAGACAGTGTGGAGGTCCTGGAAAAGATCCAGACCATGTTTTCAG GCTATTCAGCAATGCCTCCCACTTGCTTCATATTCTGTGGGAACTTCTCCTCTGCCCCTTATGGCAAAAATCAGGTCAAGTCACTCAAAG AATCTTTGAAAGCCCTTGCTGATTTGATTTGTGAACATCCTAGCATCCAAAGCAG CAGTCGCTTTGTGTTTGTTCCTGGTCCTGAGGATCCTGGACCCAGCACTATCCTACCCAG ACCTCCCCTGGCTGAACACATCACAGAGGAGTTTAGACAGCgtgttcctttctctcttttcaccaCCAACCCATGCAG GATTCAGTACTGCAGTCAAGAGATAGTCGTGATCCGAGAGGACCTGGTCAACAAGATGTGTAGGAACTGCGTAAGACTCCCCAGCAGCAATCTCGACATTCCAAGCCAT tttgtgaagACCATCTTATCTCAGGGTCATCTGACTCCACTGCCCCTGTATGTCAGCCCAGTGTACTGGGCCTATGACTATGCCCTAAGGGTCTATCCTGTACCTGATGCCATCATTTTTGCTGATAAATATGACCCCTTCAGCATCTCCAACTCAGACTGCCTCTGCATCAACCCG GGCTCTTTCCCAAGGAGTGGCTTTTCATTCAAAGTGTACTACCCATCCAATAGAATGGTTGAGGACAG CAAATTGCAAGGACTATGA
- the LOC108437005 gene encoding kelch domain-containing protein 1 isoform X5 has translation MSYLFGEAMCQLLIMKFSYQMMRYGCMTWKAVYGSCGCILNGHMYIFGGCGDTGQTNEHYSVNLHDDKYCWKKIRHHSGLLPTPRDKLSCWVYKSSIIYFGGYGHKLLRAIDNPMTFIVDEASWVEDIYWGWNNEVHVFDSRAKSWNKPKTFGQAPAPRAAHASATIGNKGYVCGGRKMETRTSDIHCLDLDSWTWTEIVPTTAVPLGRSWHTLTAVLDTSLFLFGGLSVDSRPLSDGWMFDLKTKGWTEMKHSNMDKPRLWHTACLGRDSDVIVFGGSHDDIILVDSGHSNDTLVFQTQPYSFVRLCVDFIASNANMFQTQLACLPPRLRQAVEKRMTFF, from the exons ATGTCTTATTTGTTTGGGGAGGCTATGTG TCAGTTGCTGATCATGAAGTTTTCCTACCAAATGATGAGATATGGCTGTATGACTTGGAAAGCGGTTTATG GCTCTTGTGGCTGCATTCTGAATGGACACATGTATATATTTGGAGGATGTGGAGATACCGGTCAGACCAATGAG CACTATTCAGTGAATCTCCATGATGACAAGtactgctggaaaaaaataagacatCACTCAGGATTACTTCCCACGCCACGAGATAAGCTTTCCTGTTGGGTTTACAAAAGCAG CATTATTTATTTCGGTGGATATGGTCACAAACTGCTGAGGGCAATCGATAACCCCATGACCTTCATTGTGGATGAGGCATCttgg GTAGAAGACATCTATTGGGGGTGGAACAATGAAGTTCATGTGTTTGATTCCAGAGCAAAAAGTTGGAATAAACCAAAAACATTT GGACAAGCCCCTGCACCAAGAGCTGCGCATGCCAGTGCCACCATAGGCAACAAAGGGTATGTCTGTGGTGGGAGAAAAATG GAGACAAGAACAAGTGACATTCACTGTCTCGATTTGGACTCATGGACTTGGACTGAAAT TGTACCTACAACCGCAGTGCCTTTGGGGCGTTCATGGCATACTCTAACAGCGGTATTGGACACCTCACTTTTTCTGTTTGGTGGACTTAGCGTGGACTCTAGACCCCTGA GTGATGGTTGGATGTTCGATCTGAAGACAAAAGGATGGACAGAGATGAAACATTCAAATATGGACAAACCCCG ACTGTGGCACACAGCTTGCCTGGGAAGGGActctgatgttatagtgtttgGAGGAAGTCATGATGATATCATTTTGGTGGATAGT GGACATTCCAATGACACTCTTGTTTTCCAGACCCAGCCTTACTCCTTTGTACG GTTATGTGTCGACTTCATTGCAAGCAATGCAAATATGTTCCAGACCCAGTTGGCATGTTTACCACCCAGGCTGAGACAGGCTGTGGAAAAAAGGATGACCTTTTTTTAG
- the LOC108437005 gene encoding kelch domain-containing protein 1 isoform X3, which produces MCQLLIMKFSYQMMRYGCMTWKAVYAREKFNMGGEIPPSMSGSCGCILNGHMYIFGGCGDTGQTNEHYSVNLHDDKYCWKKIRHHSGLLPTPRDKLSCWVYKSSIIYFGGYGHKLLRAIDNPMTFIVDEASWVEDIYWGWNNEVHVFDSRAKSWNKPKTFGQAPAPRAAHASATIGNKGYVCGGRKMETRTSDIHCLDLDSWTWTEIVPTTAVPLGRSWHTLTAVLDTSLFLFGGLSVDSRPLSDGWMFDLKTKGWTEMKHSNMDKPRLWHTACLGRDSDVIVFGGSHDDIILVDSGHSNDTLVFQTQPYSFVRLCVDFIASNANMFQTQLACLPPRLRQAVEKRMTFF; this is translated from the exons ATGTG TCAGTTGCTGATCATGAAGTTTTCCTACCAAATGATGAGATATGGCTGTATGACTTGGAAAGCGGTTTATG caAGGGAAAAGTTTAACATGGGTGGAGAAATCCCTCCTTCCATGTCAGGCTCTTGTGGCTGCATTCTGAATGGACACATGTATATATTTGGAGGATGTGGAGATACCGGTCAGACCAATGAG CACTATTCAGTGAATCTCCATGATGACAAGtactgctggaaaaaaataagacatCACTCAGGATTACTTCCCACGCCACGAGATAAGCTTTCCTGTTGGGTTTACAAAAGCAG CATTATTTATTTCGGTGGATATGGTCACAAACTGCTGAGGGCAATCGATAACCCCATGACCTTCATTGTGGATGAGGCATCttgg GTAGAAGACATCTATTGGGGGTGGAACAATGAAGTTCATGTGTTTGATTCCAGAGCAAAAAGTTGGAATAAACCAAAAACATTT GGACAAGCCCCTGCACCAAGAGCTGCGCATGCCAGTGCCACCATAGGCAACAAAGGGTATGTCTGTGGTGGGAGAAAAATG GAGACAAGAACAAGTGACATTCACTGTCTCGATTTGGACTCATGGACTTGGACTGAAAT TGTACCTACAACCGCAGTGCCTTTGGGGCGTTCATGGCATACTCTAACAGCGGTATTGGACACCTCACTTTTTCTGTTTGGTGGACTTAGCGTGGACTCTAGACCCCTGA GTGATGGTTGGATGTTCGATCTGAAGACAAAAGGATGGACAGAGATGAAACATTCAAATATGGACAAACCCCG ACTGTGGCACACAGCTTGCCTGGGAAGGGActctgatgttatagtgtttgGAGGAAGTCATGATGATATCATTTTGGTGGATAGT GGACATTCCAATGACACTCTTGTTTTCCAGACCCAGCCTTACTCCTTTGTACG GTTATGTGTCGACTTCATTGCAAGCAATGCAAATATGTTCCAGACCCAGTTGGCATGTTTACCACCCAGGCTGAGACAGGCTGTGGAAAAAAGGATGACCTTTTTTTAG
- the LOC108437005 gene encoding kelch domain-containing protein 1 isoform X1 produces MASNVSCRTKSVACERSGHTAVVSENVLFVWGGYVSVADHEVFLPNDEIWLYDLESGLWEKFNMGGEIPPSMSGSCGCILNGHMYIFGGCGDTGQTNEHYSVNLHDDKYCWKKIRHHSGLLPTPRDKLSCWVYKSSIIYFGGYGHKLLRAIDNPMTFIVDEASWVEDIYWGWNNEVHVFDSRAKSWNKPKTFGQAPAPRAAHASATIGNKGYVCGGRKMETRTSDIHCLDLDSWTWTEIVPTTAVPLGRSWHTLTAVLDTSLFLFGGLSVDSRPLSDGWMFDLKTKGWTEMKHSNMDKPRLWHTACLGRDSDVIVFGGSHDDIILVDSGHSNDTLVFQTQPYSFVRLCVDFIASNANMFQTQLACLPPRLRQAVEKRMTFF; encoded by the exons ATGGCGTCGAATGTCTCGTGTCGAACTAAATCTGTGGCATGCGAAAGAAGCGGGCACACGGCTGTGGTGTCAGAAAATGTCTTATTTGTTTGGGGAGGCTATGTG TCAGTTGCTGATCATGAAGTTTTCCTACCAAATGATGAGATATGGCTGTATGACTTGGAAAGCGGTTTATG GGAAAAGTTTAACATGGGTGGAGAAATCCCTCCTTCCATGTCAGGCTCTTGTGGCTGCATTCTGAATGGACACATGTATATATTTGGAGGATGTGGAGATACCGGTCAGACCAATGAG CACTATTCAGTGAATCTCCATGATGACAAGtactgctggaaaaaaataagacatCACTCAGGATTACTTCCCACGCCACGAGATAAGCTTTCCTGTTGGGTTTACAAAAGCAG CATTATTTATTTCGGTGGATATGGTCACAAACTGCTGAGGGCAATCGATAACCCCATGACCTTCATTGTGGATGAGGCATCttgg GTAGAAGACATCTATTGGGGGTGGAACAATGAAGTTCATGTGTTTGATTCCAGAGCAAAAAGTTGGAATAAACCAAAAACATTT GGACAAGCCCCTGCACCAAGAGCTGCGCATGCCAGTGCCACCATAGGCAACAAAGGGTATGTCTGTGGTGGGAGAAAAATG GAGACAAGAACAAGTGACATTCACTGTCTCGATTTGGACTCATGGACTTGGACTGAAAT TGTACCTACAACCGCAGTGCCTTTGGGGCGTTCATGGCATACTCTAACAGCGGTATTGGACACCTCACTTTTTCTGTTTGGTGGACTTAGCGTGGACTCTAGACCCCTGA GTGATGGTTGGATGTTCGATCTGAAGACAAAAGGATGGACAGAGATGAAACATTCAAATATGGACAAACCCCG ACTGTGGCACACAGCTTGCCTGGGAAGGGActctgatgttatagtgtttgGAGGAAGTCATGATGATATCATTTTGGTGGATAGT GGACATTCCAATGACACTCTTGTTTTCCAGACCCAGCCTTACTCCTTTGTACG GTTATGTGTCGACTTCATTGCAAGCAATGCAAATATGTTCCAGACCCAGTTGGCATGTTTACCACCCAGGCTGAGACAGGCTGTGGAAAAAAGGATGACCTTTTTTTAG
- the pole2 gene encoding DNA polymerase epsilon subunit 2 isoform X2 — MIELSVAETAVQDCSQSCDETIDNVFNIIGAFEVPRYIYSTERKKFVPISMTNHPAPSLCGQARDKAELFRERYTILQQRTHRHELFTPPVIGSAPDEGRNKFQLKTVEALLGSTAKLGEVIVLGMVTQLKEGKFFLEDQTGSVQLNLSKAQFHSGLYTESCFVLAEGWYEDSVFHVTAFGFPPIEPSSTTRAYYGNVNFFGGPSTTAVKASAKLKQLEEENEDAMFVIVSDMWLDSVEVLEKIQTMFSGYSAMPPTCFIFCGNFSSAPYGKNQVKSLKESLKALADLICEHPSIQSSSRFVFVPGPEDPGPSTILPRPPLAEHITEEFRQRVPFSLFTTNPCRIQYCSQEIVVIREDLVNKMCRNCVRLPSSNLDIPSHFVKTILSQGHLTPLPLYVSPVYWAYDYALRVYPVPDAIIFADKYDPFSISNSDCLCINPGSFPRSGFSFKVYYPSNRMVEDSKLQGL, encoded by the exons ATGATCGAGCTCTCTGTAGCTGAGACAGCTGTGCAAGACTGCAGTCAATCTTGTGATGAAACCAT AGACAATGTTTTTAACATTATTGGGGCTTTCGAAGTACCAAGATATATCTAcagcacagaaagaaagaaatttgtACC TATCAGCATGACCAACCATCCTGCACCTAGTCTATGTGGCCAGGCTAGAGACAAGGCTGAGCTCTTTCGTGAACGATATACCATCTTACAGCAG CGGACACACAGGCATGAACTTTTCACTCCTCCTGTGATTGGCTCAGCCCCAGATGAAGGGAGGAATAAATTTCAA TTGAAGACTGTGGAGGCCCTTTTGGGAAGCACAGCCAAACTGGGCGAAGTTATTGTACTTGGCATGGTCACACAACTTAAAGAG GGCAAATTTTTCCTTGAAGACCAGACTGGCTCTGTGCAGTTGAATCTTTCCAAGGCA CAGTTCCACAGCGGACTTTACACAGAATCATGCTTTGTCCTGGCTGAGG GATGGTACGAGGACTCTGTCTTTCATGTCACTGCCTTTGGGTTCCCTCCAATTGAGCCCTCCTCTACCACGAG gGCATATTATGGTAATGTGAACTTCTTTGGTGGCCCATCCACCACTGCGGTCAAGGCCTCTGCCAAGCTAAagcagctggaggaggagaaTGAAGATGCAATGTTTGTTATCGTTTCTGACATGTGGCTAGACAGTGTGGAGGTCCTGGAAAAGATCCAGACCATGTTTTCAG GCTATTCAGCAATGCCTCCCACTTGCTTCATATTCTGTGGGAACTTCTCCTCTGCCCCTTATGGCAAAAATCAGGTCAAGTCACTCAAAG AATCTTTGAAAGCCCTTGCTGATTTGATTTGTGAACATCCTAGCATCCAAAGCAG CAGTCGCTTTGTGTTTGTTCCTGGTCCTGAGGATCCTGGACCCAGCACTATCCTACCCAG ACCTCCCCTGGCTGAACACATCACAGAGGAGTTTAGACAGCgtgttcctttctctcttttcaccaCCAACCCATGCAG GATTCAGTACTGCAGTCAAGAGATAGTCGTGATCCGAGAGGACCTGGTCAACAAGATGTGTAGGAACTGCGTAAGACTCCCCAGCAGCAATCTCGACATTCCAAGCCAT tttgtgaagACCATCTTATCTCAGGGTCATCTGACTCCACTGCCCCTGTATGTCAGCCCAGTGTACTGGGCCTATGACTATGCCCTAAGGGTCTATCCTGTACCTGATGCCATCATTTTTGCTGATAAATATGACCCCTTCAGCATCTCCAACTCAGACTGCCTCTGCATCAACCCG GGCTCTTTCCCAAGGAGTGGCTTTTCATTCAAAGTGTACTACCCATCCAATAGAATGGTTGAGGACAG CAAATTGCAAGGACTATGA